In one window of Streptomyces sp. FXJ1.172 DNA:
- a CDS encoding molybdopterin-dependent oxidoreductase has protein sequence MRDHPRLPTSPGFWRSPLRGTWFTSVLGLVLLVGITVLFVTGLVSYAAYNPGLSRVNDMTPDKGVLGFYLFAWPTGPVWLYRFTQGLHVTLGITLVPVLLAKLWSVVPKLFALPPARSLAHALERISLLFLVGGGLFEFTTGVLNVQLDYVFPGSFYPLHFYGAWVFFAAFVVHAVLKAPTAVRAVRHRLREGSHLESPRPDAPTVSRRGALAMVGGGSLLLFLTTVGQTLGGPFRRTALLAPHGTADPGGGPNGFQINKTAAYAGITAADTHEDNWRLVVTGRTGTVRLSRAQLLQLPLHSSSLPIACVEGWSTADQWWRGVRLRDLAALVGYDGDPPDVLVESLQRHGAFRRAALRANQVADGRSLLALFVNGEELSPDHGHPARIIVPAAPGVLNTKWVARLTFGDL, from the coding sequence ATGCGCGACCATCCCCGGCTTCCCACTTCCCCAGGTTTCTGGCGCAGCCCGCTGCGCGGCACCTGGTTCACCTCCGTGCTCGGCCTCGTCCTGCTCGTCGGCATCACCGTGCTGTTCGTGACCGGCCTGGTGTCGTACGCCGCGTACAACCCGGGCCTGTCGCGGGTGAACGACATGACACCGGACAAGGGCGTCCTGGGCTTCTACCTCTTCGCCTGGCCCACCGGCCCGGTGTGGCTGTACCGCTTCACCCAGGGCCTGCACGTCACCCTCGGCATCACCCTCGTCCCCGTGCTGCTGGCCAAGCTGTGGTCGGTGGTGCCGAAGCTGTTCGCGCTGCCACCGGCCCGCTCCCTCGCCCACGCGCTGGAGCGGATCTCGCTGCTGTTCCTGGTCGGCGGCGGGCTGTTCGAGTTCACCACCGGGGTGCTCAACGTCCAGCTGGACTACGTCTTCCCCGGCTCCTTCTACCCGCTGCACTTCTACGGCGCCTGGGTCTTCTTCGCCGCGTTCGTGGTGCACGCCGTACTCAAGGCCCCGACCGCGGTGCGCGCCGTACGGCACCGGCTGCGCGAGGGAAGCCACTTGGAGTCCCCGCGTCCCGACGCGCCCACCGTCTCCCGGCGCGGCGCGCTCGCCATGGTGGGCGGCGGCTCGCTGCTGCTGTTCCTGACCACGGTCGGGCAGACCCTCGGCGGCCCCTTCCGGCGTACGGCACTGCTCGCGCCGCACGGCACGGCCGATCCCGGCGGCGGTCCGAACGGCTTCCAGATCAACAAGACCGCCGCCTACGCCGGGATCACCGCGGCCGACACCCACGAGGACAACTGGCGCCTCGTGGTCACCGGCCGCACCGGCACCGTCCGCCTCAGCCGCGCTCAGCTGCTCCAACTGCCCCTGCACAGCTCGTCGTTGCCCATCGCATGCGTGGAGGGCTGGTCGACGGCGGACCAGTGGTGGCGGGGGGTGCGGCTGCGCGACCTCGCGGCGCTCGTCGGATACGACGGCGATCCGCCGGACGTGCTCGTGGAGTCGCTGCAACGCCACGGCGCCTTCCGCCGCGCGGCCCTGCGCGCCAACCAGGTGGCCGACGGGCGCTCCCTGCTCGCCCTGTTCGTCAACGGCGAGGAACTGTCCCCCGACCACGGCCACCCGGCGCGCATCATCGTGCCCGCCGCACCCGGTGTGCTCAACACCAAATGGGTGGCCCGGCTGACCTTCGGAGACCTGTGA
- a CDS encoding class I SAM-dependent methyltransferase — protein MSGSVAWAAADPYSAALRCGHGPLFLRRTDGWLLPLEVERWCGRADPVDLAVLDRCEGAVLDVGCGPGRLVAELAARGRSVLGVDVSEAAVEHAQRLGGAVLHRSVFEPLPGEGRWDTVLLMDGNLGIGGDPAALLERVAGLLRPGGLLIAETVPGHVDERARVEVVAAVAATAHGAAFPWARLGTPALLRYARRAGWRPVAQWEAGGRCFAALRTRSARSASSSAEPPKRTAVISSQRVRKPSGDSPVASR, from the coding sequence ATGAGCGGCTCGGTCGCCTGGGCCGCCGCCGACCCGTACTCCGCCGCGCTGCGCTGCGGCCACGGCCCGCTGTTCCTGCGCCGCACCGACGGCTGGCTGCTGCCGCTGGAGGTGGAGCGCTGGTGCGGCCGGGCCGATCCCGTCGACCTGGCGGTGCTGGACCGCTGCGAGGGCGCGGTCCTGGACGTCGGCTGCGGGCCGGGCCGGCTGGTCGCGGAACTCGCCGCCCGAGGCCGCAGCGTCCTCGGCGTCGATGTCAGCGAAGCCGCCGTCGAGCACGCGCAACGGCTCGGCGGGGCGGTGCTGCACCGGTCCGTCTTCGAGCCGCTGCCCGGCGAGGGACGCTGGGACACCGTGCTGCTCATGGACGGCAACCTCGGCATCGGCGGCGACCCGGCCGCCCTGCTGGAGCGGGTGGCCGGGCTGCTGCGTCCGGGCGGTCTGCTGATCGCCGAGACCGTGCCGGGACACGTCGACGAACGCGCCCGGGTCGAGGTGGTCGCCGCGGTCGCCGCCACCGCCCACGGCGCGGCTTTCCCCTGGGCCCGCCTCGGCACGCCCGCCCTGCTGCGCTACGCGCGCCGGGCGGGCTGGCGGCCCGTGGCTCAGTGGGAGGCGGGCGGCCGGTGCTTCGCCGCGCTGCGTACCCGCAGCGCCCGCAGCGCGAGCAGCAGCGCCGAGCCGCCGAAGAGGACGGCCGTGATCAGCAGCCAGCGGGTGAGGAAGCCGTCCGGGGACAGTCCGGTGGCCAGCCGGTAG
- a CDS encoding TIGR04282 family arsenosugar biosynthesis glycosyltransferase, with protein MTTLLVIAKEPLPGRVKTRLTPPFTPREAARLAEAALADTLHAVAATPATRRVLVLDGAPGDWLPPGFEVLPQCAGTLDERLADAFAHCDGPALLIGMDTPQVTPELLTVDFTGCDAWFGPAQDGGFWALGLAVPDPALLRGVPMSTPVTGAVQRERLLAAGLRVCDLPRLRDVDTVDDARAVAALAPAGRFAARLARCLPVGPR; from the coding sequence GTGACCACGCTGCTCGTCATCGCCAAGGAACCGCTGCCGGGGCGGGTCAAGACCCGGCTGACCCCGCCGTTCACCCCGCGGGAGGCGGCACGTCTGGCGGAGGCCGCCCTCGCCGACACCCTGCACGCCGTGGCGGCCACGCCGGCCACCCGACGGGTCCTCGTCCTGGACGGCGCGCCGGGCGACTGGCTGCCGCCGGGCTTCGAGGTGCTGCCGCAGTGCGCGGGCACCCTGGACGAGCGGCTGGCGGACGCCTTCGCGCACTGCGACGGACCGGCGCTGCTCATCGGCATGGACACCCCGCAGGTCACCCCGGAGCTGCTCACCGTGGACTTCACGGGCTGCGACGCCTGGTTCGGCCCGGCGCAGGACGGCGGCTTCTGGGCCCTCGGCCTCGCCGTACCCGATCCCGCGCTGCTGCGGGGCGTGCCCATGTCGACGCCGGTGACCGGGGCCGTGCAGCGGGAGCGGCTGCTGGCCGCCGGGCTGCGGGTGTGCGACCTGCCCCGGCTGCGGGACGTGGACACCGTCGATGACGCCCGCGCCGTCGCCGCGCTGGCCCCTGCGGGCCGGTTCGCGGCGCGGCTGGCCCGCTGCCTGCCGGTCGGCCCGCGATGA
- a CDS encoding glycosyltransferase family 2 protein, with protein MKAVTTTSTDVDVVLPCLDEAEALPWVLGRIPAGWRALVVDNGSTDGSPDIARALGATVLHEPRRGFGAACHAGLTAATGDIVCFCDCDASLDPALLEPFVREVRGGASDLVLGRRRPQGRGAWPAHARAGNLALARMLRRRTGLRLHDLGPLRAARREQLLALDLTDRRSGYPLQMVVRAADAGWRITEHDVPYRPRTGASKVTGTWRGTWQAVRDMSRVLAEAPAARGLVR; from the coding sequence GTGAAAGCCGTGACGACCACTTCCACGGACGTCGACGTGGTGCTGCCCTGCCTGGACGAGGCCGAGGCCCTGCCCTGGGTGCTCGGCCGGATCCCGGCCGGCTGGCGCGCCCTCGTCGTCGACAACGGTTCCACCGACGGCTCCCCCGACATCGCCCGCGCGCTCGGCGCGACGGTGCTGCACGAGCCGCGGCGCGGCTTCGGCGCCGCCTGCCACGCCGGACTGACCGCGGCCACCGGCGACATCGTGTGCTTCTGCGACTGCGACGCCTCGCTCGATCCCGCGCTGCTCGAACCCTTCGTACGGGAGGTCCGCGGCGGCGCGTCCGATCTGGTGCTCGGCCGGCGCCGGCCGCAGGGGCGGGGCGCCTGGCCCGCGCACGCCCGGGCGGGCAATCTCGCACTGGCCCGGATGCTGCGCCGGCGCACCGGGCTGCGCCTGCACGACCTGGGCCCGCTGCGCGCCGCCCGCCGCGAGCAGCTGCTCGCCCTGGACCTCACCGACCGGCGCAGCGGCTACCCGCTGCAGATGGTCGTCCGCGCGGCCGACGCCGGCTGGCGCATCACCGAGCACGACGTGCCCTACCGGCCGCGCACCGGCGCGTCCAAGGTGACCGGCACCTGGCGCGGCACCTGGCAGGCGGTGCGGGACATGAGCCGCGTGCTCGCCGAGGCCCCGGCCGCGAGGGGGCTCGTACGGTGA
- a CDS encoding response regulator transcription factor — protein sequence MQSPYPPHGAEAAGEAARVLVVDDDPTVAEVVTGYLHRAGYVVDRADDGPTALTRAAAHRPDLVVLDLMLPGMDGLEVCRRMRDGGPVPVIMLTARGDEDDRILGLEVGADDYVTKPFSPRELVLRVESVLRRSRPAGTGHRLAAAGLAVDPEARRATKNGTELALTLREFDLLAFFLRNPGRACSREDLMREVWGWDFGDLSTVTVHVRRLRGKVEDDPARPRLIQTVWGVGYRFEPGEAVS from the coding sequence ATGCAATCGCCGTACCCGCCCCACGGGGCCGAAGCCGCGGGCGAGGCGGCCCGGGTCCTCGTCGTCGACGACGATCCGACCGTCGCCGAGGTCGTCACCGGATATCTGCACCGCGCCGGCTATGTGGTCGACCGCGCCGACGACGGCCCGACGGCCCTCACCCGCGCCGCCGCCCACCGGCCCGACCTCGTGGTGCTCGACCTGATGCTGCCCGGCATGGACGGCCTGGAGGTGTGCCGGCGGATGCGGGACGGCGGCCCCGTGCCGGTCATCATGCTCACCGCCCGCGGCGACGAGGACGACCGCATCCTGGGCCTCGAGGTCGGCGCCGACGACTACGTCACCAAGCCCTTCAGCCCCCGCGAACTGGTCCTGCGCGTGGAGTCGGTGCTGCGCCGCAGCCGCCCCGCCGGTACGGGACACCGGCTGGCCGCGGCCGGACTCGCCGTCGACCCCGAAGCCCGCCGGGCCACCAAGAACGGCACCGAACTGGCCCTGACCCTGCGGGAGTTCGACCTGCTGGCCTTCTTCCTGCGCAACCCGGGCCGCGCCTGCAGCCGCGAGGACCTGATGCGGGAGGTCTGGGGCTGGGACTTCGGCGACCTGTCGACGGTCACCGTCCATGTCCGCCGGCTGCGCGGCAAGGTCGAGGACGACCCGGCCCGGCCCCGGCTGATCCAGACGGTCTGGGGCGT